From the genome of Bubalus bubalis isolate 160015118507 breed Murrah chromosome 2, NDDB_SH_1, whole genome shotgun sequence, one region includes:
- the DHRS9 gene encoding dehydrogenase/reductase SDR family member 9 produces MLFWLLALLILCGFLWNYKRQLKIANITDKYIFITGCDTGFGNLAARTFDKKGFHVIAACLTESGSTALKAETSERLHTMLLDVTDPENVKRAAQWVKNQVGEKGLWGLINNAGILGVLAPNDWLTVEDYREPVEVNLFGLISVTLNMLPLVKKARGRIINVSSIGGRLAFGGGGYSPSKYAVEGFNDSLRRDMKAFGVHVACIEPGLFKTNLSDPEKAAEKKLAIWKHLSPDIKQQYGESYIKKSLEQLKGTASFVNVDLSLVVECMDHALTSLFPKTRYAAGKDAKTFWIPLSHMPAVLQDFLLLKQKVELANPRAV; encoded by the exons ATGCTCTTTTGGCTGTTAGCCCTTCTGATCCTTTGTGGTTTTCTGTGGAATTATAAAAGACAGCTAAAGATCGCAAACATCACTGATAAGTACATTTTCATCACTGGGTGTGACACAGGCTTTGGAAACTTGGCAGCCAGAACTTTTGATAAGAAAGGATTTCATGTAATTGCTGCCTGTCTGACTGAATCAGGATCAACAGCTTTAAAGGCAGAAACTTCAGAGAGGCTTCATACCATGCTCCTGGATGTAACTGACCCAGAAAATGTCAAGAGGGCTGCCCAGTGGGTGAAAAACCAAGTTGGGGAGAAAG GTCTCTGGGGTCTGATCAACAACGCTGGCATTCTTGGTGTGCTGGCACCCAACGACTGGCTGACGGTCGAGGACTACAGAGAACCTGTTGAAGTGAACCTGTTTGGACTCATCAGTGTCACGTTAAACATGCTTCCCTTGGTCAAAAAGGCTCGAGGGAGAATTATCAATGTCTCCAGCATTGGGGGTCGGCTTGCATTTGGTGGAGGGGGCTATTCACCATCTAAATATGCAGTAGAAGGCTTCAATGACAGCTTAAG GCGAGACATGAAAGCTTTTGGTGTGCATGTCGCTTGCATCGAACCAGGATTGTTCAAAACCAATTTGTCAGATCCAGAAAAGGCTGCTGAAAAGAAACTTGCCATTTGGAAGCATCTGTCTCCAGACATCAAACAACAATATGGAGAAAGCTACATCAAGAAAA GCCTAGAACAATTGAAAGGCACTGCATCCTTTGTGAACGTGGATTTGTCCCTGGTGGTGGAGTGCATGGACCATGCTCTCACAAGTCTCTTCCCTAAAACCCGTTATGCTGCTGGAAAAGATGCCAAAACTTTCTGGATCCCTCTGTCTCACATGCCAGCAGTTTTGCAAGACTTTTTATTGTTGAAACAGAAAGTAGAGCTGGCTAATCCCAGGGCAGTATGA